ATATGTGAATATTGTCATCCTCTTCCTCTTATTATTTTCCTTCCTTCAGGATTCCATGTATCCTTTGCCTTCCATTGTCCTAGTTGATTTAATAGCACAAGTGGTTCTTTGATGTAGATATGTTGTGAGGGCCAAGGCTGGTAAAAAACAATCATTAAAAGACGCAGGTGGACAAGCTATTCATTCTGCTGGGGCTTCACTTCGTCGCTATAATGAGCTTGGTCTCAAAAAGGTATGAGGTTCTTGTCTAGTCATGTCAAATGATTTTGGTAGTATGTGCTGAactttgttctttttttttcctgaaGAAGGTTTGGTTTAATCTGTGATTTGCGCCTCCACATTACTTAGACAAACGGTGAAAATATTCTTCGAAAATATGTTCTAATATGTTGAAATTCTTGCATTTTTCATACTTTAGTGTATGTTTCTAGAGTTCTATCATATGCGATCCTGTCTAGTTGCCACGAAGATAATTTGCCCTACCATGACAAGCAATTTTATATCGTTAATAACTCTATACTTTTGTTCTGCAATCAACTCCTCTCTGCAAAACCAAATCATATTTAGCATGTAGTCTATTCCAGCCTCTTACTAGTTTATTTTGTTGACTATATTTGGCAAAAAATGCAGCCTTTATTTTGAAGTTAATATTCTTTGGGATGCTGGACTGATTCACGTTTCCTCAATAACCAGGATACCCAAGAACTACTTACTTTATGGAAGCCTCATTTTGCCATGGCCTCCTGCATCTTTATTTATGCTCCTCCTAATAACCGTCAACTACTTTTTGATGGAGAAAAACCTTATTTCATCTGTCAAGAACGTGCAATAAGAAATATTCCATTGACAGTTAGGAGGCCAACCTTGAAGGAAGCTAGGCGAATATACAGCTTGCTTGTACAAGTTTCCTCCGAGATCGTTGAGGAAACAACCCCTGATACAAAAGAGGAATCATTATCTAGTGTAAAGAGTGGAAACCACAGCTATACTGAATCCAGTGGATTGAAGTCCAAAGAAGATTCAGATGGTACAAAAGTTGCTGAAGCCAGTTCCTTAGTATCTCAAATGGATGGTTTGTCTGTTTCATATGAATCCAAAGATGTGCTAAATGCTGTTGGCATATCAACACTTTTGCATGAAGCAGCAAAGTCTGGAAACGTTCAAAAAGTTCTGGAACTCCTAGAGCAGGGTTTAGATCCTTGCATTAAAGATGAGAGGGGCCAAACGCCATATATGCTTGCCACTGACAAGGAGGTTAGAAATACGTTCAGACGCTTCATGGCATCAAACATGGAAAAATGGGACTGGCATGCTGCAAAAGTACCCAGCCCTTTGACAAAAGAGATGGAGGAATCTCAAGCAGCTAAGCAGGTAAAGCATTTCTTTATGAATTTGCATCAATCCTTTTCAGCCTCATAACTAGATACAAGTTTGACTTCTTAACAGTTAACCCCTGTGTGtaataaaaatatgtaaatCAAATCAATTTTGCTTCCTCTTATCTCCATTATCATCTGAATAGTATCTTCCAATTTACTTGAACTTCATCATCTGAGGGGACCACTAGTGGTGGAATATTTTCAAGTTGATAATGTGTAGTAGTGTTACTTAAATGCATTTTAAATTGGATTCAAGATCTTATGTTCCTACTGTGACGTACAAGTTTCCATTAGCCTACTTGATGCTATGGTTGTGCTAGTCAGCAAATAATGCTGTCACttatttctaatttttgttttatCTGAAATTTATATTAGGCAGAAAAAGATGCCAAGAGGAAAGCCAAAGCGAAAGAGTTAAAGAAAGTTAAGAAAGCGAAAGAAAAGAAGGCCCAGGTTTGTCTCCTTTTTGTTTTGCTTGCCCACGTATTTAATCCCAACACTAGTCATTTATATTCTAATTGCTGTGTCATGATCATCTGTTGTTAGTCTGTATCCTTATTTATACATTTTTCATGCGGTGAACAGGCTGAAGCTGCTGAATCCAGTAATAACTCGTCTAAGCCCGGTAATCCAGGAAGTTCTTTATTAACTAATAAAGGCCAGTCTCACTCTACCGGTTCAGCAGCATCAAAAGAGGTATCCATGTGTTGCATTTCCCAATTCTGGTATCCATCTTGCCAGCTTCATCAGATGCCTAAAACCACTTAAAATTTTCCCCAAATATGTAGGAGGTGCTTAAAAGAAATCAAGATGCGGAGAGGGAAAAGAGAGCTGCAGCCGCGGAGAGGCGAATTGCAGCATTAAAAGCTCAAGAATCTGCACCAGTTGCTGCTCCAAGTAATCTGCAGTCAAATAATTCAAGTGGAAGTGATGTCTTATGCTCGTGCTGTTTTGTGTCGTTGGCTGGTATAGTACCCTTTCATCGATACCATTACAAATACTGCAGCACTTCATGCATGCATGTGCACACAGAGATccttgaagatggatgaacaGTTTCGGATCATTGGCCTTctcttttccaattttttttccagAAATATTAATGGATATATACATTTTTGGGTTTGAGATACTCAGTCTTAGATTTTTGGTGGCTACAGTTTTTGTTTTCCTCTTCTACTCTTGACATTCTATTTTAATAAtgttaatgaaaaataaaactcTATTGGTTGGTAGTATGGCTAAATAT
This genomic interval from Salvia splendens isolate huo1 chromosome 13, SspV2, whole genome shotgun sequence contains the following:
- the LOC121760047 gene encoding LOW QUALITY PROTEIN: ankyrin repeat and zinc finger domain-containing protein 1-like (The sequence of the model RefSeq protein was modified relative to this genomic sequence to represent the inferred CDS: inserted 1 base in 1 codon), producing the protein MQRWSCNTCKAEFESLQDQRYHFKSDXHRFNIKLSIAGKSILNEDDFDEASANSLSKDYDVSSISGSDDEDERETSLLGDRKREFGGLSKRKICIKLKDGEIVSVLKCLFLDDSHSISYDTDKPHFMDGAGVVYLTPREVIEKLRYIVHEPRDNSRLRIVLLARGGHFAGCVFDGNSLVAHKTFHRYVVRAKAGKKQSLKDAGGQAIHSAGASLRRYNELGLKKDTQELLTLWKPHFAMASCIFIYAPPNNRQLLFDGEKPYFICQERAIRNIPLTVRRPTLKEARRIYSLLVQVSSEIVEETTPDTKEESLSSVKSGNHSYTESSGLKSKEDSDGTKVAEASSLVSQMDGLSVSYESKDVLNAVGISTLLHEAAKSGNVQKVLELLEQGLDPCIKDERGQTPYMLATDKEVRNTFRRFMASNMEKWDWHAAKVPSPLTKEMEESQAAKQAEKDAKRKAKAKELKKVKKAKEKKAQAEAAESSNNSSKPGNPGSSLLTNKGQSHSTGSAASKEEVLKRNQDAEREKRAAAAERRIAALKAQESAPVAAPSNLQSNNSSGSDVLCSCCFVSLAGIVPFHRYHYKYCSTSCMHVHTEILEDG